GAGGGAGGCCCCTTCCCTGGGGCTCTGGGGAGGCACCTGTGAAGACAGACCTGAAGCGAATCCCTGACAGCCCCTGCCCTGCTGTGAGTGGGCCTGACTCCCAAGTCCTGGCCCAGCACCTCCAGCCCCCTCTGGCTTCTCACGTTCCTGCACCATCTGGGCTACACCAGTCATTTCCTTTCCCACACTGGCGCTGCGCAGGCTTTGCTTGGTGACCGGCCCCACCTGACCGGGCAGCTTCTCTGGAGCTGGAGCCTGGGGACCCACACAGGAAATCTCAGCCTCTCCAGCCAACTCTTGCTTCTTCTCCTTTGAGTCCACCCAGAGTCCAGGAGaaggtgtggggagaggggcaaTGGCCACACCCTGAGTCCCATCTAGAAGCTTCTCTGGGCTTGGCACAATGAGGTCCTTGTCCCTCTCACTGCTCCCAGCTCTTGCCTTTTCTCCTGGTGCACCCTGGGGCCCATCGGCAGTCAGGGCTCTGAGCCCAGCCTTCTCAAAGATCTTGGTGATGTGCTCCCTGAAGTCAGGGAAGCCACTGACCGTGCTAGTCTGCTTGGAGCGCGCATGCAGACCACCCGATGTGCCTCTGCTCAGATCCTCGGGGGGTTCTACCATCCTCTCCCCAATGCTCTTTGTCCCCTTTGCTGTCTCACCCGCCATGCCCTCCTCACAGGCAGGGGGTGCTGGAATCTCATAGGGTTTGGCACCTGCTGCTTTCTCCTCCACTAGCATGTGCTCACCCTTGGTCAGAAGTGGCATCCTGTCCAGGTAGGGCATGGAGTCCACAGGTCCCTCAAGAGTGCCAGCTTTGGAGCTTCCACCACTGGCTTGTGCCCCAGTGATTTCCCTACCTGTAGCTGCTGGTTGTGGGAGGGAGGCCGGGAGGCCCAAAGACAGCTTCATGGAGGTGGCATTTTCCAAGGCAAGCAGAGGCGCCTCTGTGGGAGAAGTGCTTTCACCAGGAGCTCTGGGCCCTTGGGAGGAGAGAGCTTTCTCTCCACTGTCTTCTGCCCCTTCCCTGGGAGCAACCTCCACATGCAGGTAAGGAGGGTCAGGAGCAGCGTCTTCTGGTGGCCCAGATAGCAAGAGCCTCTCTGCGCTGGAGACAGCCTGTGCTTCAGGAATCTCTGCCATGCTCCTGTGAATCCCACCCAGCTCTCCGGCTGGTGGCAAGGCATCCTGGCAGCTGGCCGAAGGCTGCTCAGCTTGGCAGGGCTCACCTGGGGCAGAGGTAGAAGTTTCCTCCCCAGGGGAGGGGCATTGCCCAGTATTAAGGAATCCAGCATTCAAAGCAGCTTCTCCTGCGTCCTCTGGAGCTGACTGCATCCCCAGGTCCCCTCTGCCAGCGTTCCCACTGGTCTCAGCAGCTCTGCCTTGCTCCTGGGCTGATGGGAAACTTCCAAGAAGCTCTCGGGCCTCGGCATCCGAGGTGGCGGGCTGCTCCATTTCCTTCCGTGGGGCCAGCACTGGCCGCTGTCTGCCTCCCTGGGTTTCAGCACCTGACTCTCTCTCTGGGGCATCCTGGGTGGTTGTGACGCTGGGGCTGGCGGGTGCTGGAACTGGCGGGCAGTGAGCTGCATCCAGGAGAGCCACGGGCTCAGGCTGCCGAGGCGGAGTCCCCACTGTGTTcgcacttgtcttctctgttttactCAAGCCCTCGAGCAGGCGCCGAGTGTCAGCGGCTTCAGAAGCTCCTCCATCACCGAGACATGCTTCTTCATGCTGGCTGCTGACTTCCAGCGTACCCACCAGCTCTTGTCGGGACTTGCTTGGCCCTTGCCCAGCACAgcaattttcctttctgttcaaGTTACCTGCAAGAGAGGACTCTTCGGAGGTGTCTGCCGCAGGAGGCCCCACCCCGGACGGCCGGCGGTCACTGCGTGCTCCCTCTTGCCCATTCTCCCCTAGGGCAGGCAGCTCTGGGCTTACTGGTGCTGACAACTCCGACTGCTCTGTCGCAGGGCTCTCCAGAACCGAGTCCCTGGCAGCCGATCGTGTAGCATCAGACAGACTGTCTTTGGGGTGCTCCCTCTGTAGCTCCGATCTGGAAGCCTGCTCCTTTTCTCCACAAGTGGGCAAGCACGCATCCTCCTGAGGTGTCACAGGTACGTGGATTTGGGAAGAATCTGTGCCCAGCTTCTTCAAACCTGGATCACCTGGATAAGTCTCTTCCCCATTTTTACACACTCGGGTCTTCTCCCTGAGCATATCAAAGATGGATGCATCTGGGTCTGACTGGGATGGCTGGAGATGATTCTCAGAAGGTACTGAGGGCCTCTCAGGTGCAGCTACTCGTATGCAGCTATCCCCTGGGAAGGACGGGATTCCTTGCTGACTGTGCTCCAGACTGAGCGACGTGAGCCCGCTGTCCATTGCCAAGTCCTCCCCCTCAGGGGGCTGTGGCCCATCAGCCCGGGCTTCCTGTCCAGCTGCATCATGGCCCAGCCCACAAGACCGGTCTGGGGATGCCGGCAAGCCCGCCTCCTCACAGTTGTCAGGTGTCCGCGCAGATGGGTGGCTCATGGCCTTTATTTCAGATCTGCGCTCCACCTCCTGGGCTTTAGGGACAACCTCTGCAGCAGGAGTTGACAGGAAATCTGATTTCTCAGATTCCAAGGCAGGAAGAGAGTCCATTATTCCCAATCCCCCCAGGTCCTGGAGGGTGTGGGGACATTTGGTCTGCAATCTGGGCCCCTCCCAGCCAGCTCCCTCGGGAAGAACATGCTCACCAGctccgtccggccccgggatcAGGATGCGACCGTTCTCATGGAGCTTGGGCAGTGAGTCAGATGCATGGGCCACTGAGCTCCGAGCTGCGCCTTCTGATACAGAGCCcagcctgcctgtgggctgggggccCTCCTCACGGAGTGGCTGTGCTGAGTCTGTGCTGGGAAGGACTTGGCTCTCCACAGTGCCGTTCAGCTTTGAAATCTCATCTTTCTCCACCTCTGGGTCAGGCCTACAGCCAAGGGCCTGGGGTTGCTCTCCCTGTGGGTTTTCAGGATTCGCACTGGGTAGCTCTGGGGCTTCTTCCTGTCCTCTAGGGCTGGCCTCTGGTAGTCCACTTTCCTCATTGACCACAGCTGGGCTTTGGGGGGCCTTGGCTTCACGCTCTGGTCCCAGGGCACTTTCATCTGATGTactggggagaggagggggcaGCACCCCTTGTTGGACTTCGTGGCCTTGCTCCTTAATGGAgagctctcccctctcctcctgggGCAAAGGGGGAGGAACCTCTCTGGGGATCCCTTCTGGATGCACTCCCGCTCTTCCAAGATCTGATGCACACTTCTCCTGTCCCCCCAACTCAGCACCTGCCAGCTCTTCAGCCGGAACTCTAAGAACTGGTATCTCAGCCCCGTGAACCATCTCCCTGGCCAGCCAGCTGGGATTTGCTGCAGCCGCAGAGGCCCAAGTGGCCGGCTGTGGACTGAGGTTTGGAGCTGGACGCACTTCCTCTGCCGGTACATGCGGGGACTGCTCAGCACTCATGAGCAGAACCCCTTCGGGCTGGTCACCTGGTGGTGCGCAGACAGCATTACCGGGCTGGGCTCCCCACCCTCTTGTCTGCGAGGAATGCTGAGCATCACTGGCATCCAGAGTCTCCTTCCTagagcctccagcccctggcgcCAGGGCAGGACGCAGTGACCCCCAGGGCAGCTCTGTGCAGGGTAGATGTGCTCCCATTTGCTGCTGGCAGATTTCCTGGGATGCAGCATTTATGTCCTCTTCTTGGGAAGCCCCTGAATTTTTCCTAGTAGAACCGCAGGGCTTGAGGAAAACCGAGTCATCAGCCAAGTCTTCAGGCATCACCTCCACTTggcatttttctctgtctgaggCTCTTGGGGCTGGATCTTGCAGGATTGGGGTCTCAGTTTTTGTGGGGGACTCCTCCAGGCCAGCTGAGCTCTCCTTGCCTGGGTGGGCTGCAGCAGGGGCCTTGGGGACCACCCCCTGCCCAGACTCTGTGGGGGGAAAGCCACCTGCAGCCTCCTTCCCTGGTGACCCGAAACCACCTGGCTGGCTGACCTCCGCACATGGCTGCTCTTTCAGAGGTGCTGGTGGCCTTCCTGGCTGCTGTTCAAGGTGACTGGAGGAAGCCGCTTTATCAACCTCTTCCTTCATGCCTCCCTCTCTTCCGGCACTAGGCACGATGGTGGCCACACTGCCCCAAGCAGAGCTGTCCTCCTCAGGGACAAAGGCTGCCAGGGCCACCCCTGGGGCTTTGGGGGAAGGTTCCCTCCTGGAATGTTGAACGAGGGGCCAACCTTCAGGTGCTTCTGCCGGGCTTTCCAAGCACCCTTCTGGGGAGCCCTCAGCAAAGGGCATGGTGGCTGAGTGGCACTCCTGCtcccagggggagggagggctgggcagtGGAGAGCTTTCTGGACCCCTGGCTTCCTGGGGGCACTTCCTTGGCTCAGTCACCTCTGGGCACACGGTGCACGGATCCTGGCTGGCAGCCCTCTCAGAAGCGGAGCAGGAGCCTCCACGCCCACACCTGcgaataatgaaaacattttgtttcaTCAGGTCTCAGGGATGTTGAGGACGAGGCCGCATGACAGGCCAGTTCTCTCCAACCCTCTCGCCTTTAACAGCCACAAGACACACCTGCCCATGCACCTCAGTCCTCTCCATGAAGGCTGCCCCTAAGGCCACTCCTCCTATAACCACTACACATGCTCTCGTTATCCCCAAAATCGAAGCAGGGAGCCCCAAATATTCAGTTTGGGGCTTTTCATGTTGGTCAGTACTGAATAGGGAAGTATGGAAACTAATTCATAATCGTCTAAACTGCAGGAACTCCAAAAGTTTTTAGTAAGTAGAGAGTTTGAATTAGTTTAATGTGGGTTACAAAGAGATCTCAAACACTTCTGAGGATGCTTAGATGTTCAGGAAAAAAGCACAAGTGGGTAAAGTCatgcttcaaaataaaaagctattcTTGGTAACTGTTTACTTGACTCCTCACATTCAAAGGTGGTACTGTGAGGGGCATAGCCCCCAAATCAATCTATTTAGCTGTGGAATTTCTGCAAATGACTGATATGTAAAATTCTTGGGAGCTGAATTACCTTTATACCCATATTTGTCTTAACTTGAACATATTTTGCTGGACAATGTGTGAAGAAAAACTATGGCTCAAATTATGGACTTGCTATAGATAACTAACTACCTAGTTATTGTAAACTAGCCTATTACCTGGCATATTTTGACTGTATTTCTAATTccgtaatattttattaaatgcatttctaaactttaaaagtaatacatggcagatacaaaatttagaaaatgtagaaaaaatatcTCCCACATGCTTGCCACTTGAAGCGTTCTGGCGAATAACATTTTTCTCCATGTGATTTTCTATGGgatgtaatttttgttatttttacataGCTGTGATTCTGTATACTTGCTATGATCAAATATCTTTTGCTATCAAGAGAAATTGCTAAAGGCAAAATTAATAGGAGTATGTCTTTCCTAAGGCTTTTACCATGATGTTTAAAAGAAGATTTGTGGAATCTTCTTGTAActgttacatacacacacattcacatgttCATAGACCCACAGTGTCTTGGATATGACCAGAGGAAAGATCCTACCTGTTTCACTACCAAAACTCTAGCTTCCCATGCAAGGTGAcgcatatatatttttagtgaGAGATGCATACAATGGGAAGGTGAAGtacattccttttaaaaatttagaaatccaTGTCATGGAgtgaattgtgtccccctaaaatCCATGTGTTGAAACGCTAGCCCCCAACATGACTGTACGTGGAGAAGGGGCCTTCATGGAGTTAAAGTTTAAAAAGGTCTTAAGAGCGGAGCCCTGATGCAGTAGGACTGGGGTCCTTCCGAGAAGAGGGAGACAGCAGGAGCGGGCTCGCGCGGggaagacacagcaggaaggACCACCTGCAGCCAAGAGGGGCCTCACCAGAAGCCACCTCTTCTGGCTCCGTAACTCGGaattccagcctctagaactattAGGAAATTAATTCTGCTGCTGAAGCCACCCTGTCTGTGGTGCTCGGTCATGGCAGTATGAGCGGACTAATGCAATGGGTATATGCACTTTACATTGAACTTTGCAATATTTTTGAGGTTCCAAATTTTCCAAAGTGAAACGTTGGGACAATGATAATGGATGAATCCACTGGAAGTAATGCTTTTGCACGGATGATCTCCATTAACCCTGAGGAGAGCCAGCCGAGGTGCTATCACGCCATTTCGTAGATGAGAATTCTGAGAACAGGTTAGGCTTGGATTCGGCGGGCGTCTCACTCCATGGGCCATGATCTTCTCACTCACTCTCTGCTGCCTCGGAGAATAAAAGCTTCCAAGGAGGGAGTCCCAAATTCATCTGTTGAAACCTGTTCCCCAGGGTGATGGTATGAGGACGTAGGGgctctgggaggtgattaggtaaTGAGAGTGGAGCCCACATGAATGGAAGTAGTGTCCTTCTAGAAGAGACCCCAGAGGGCTCCCTCACCCCTCTGCCtttgaggacacagtgagaagacggCTGTCTGAAACAGGAAggaggctctcaccagacacggAGTCTGCTGGCCCCTTGATGCTGAGCTTCCCGGCCTCCAAAACTATGAGCAACTGACATCTGTTGCAATAGCCACTCACCCTCTCCTCTTTACCTgaccccactccagcctcttGCCAAGCCCCTCACCTACGAAATGTTCGTGACATCACACAACATCCTGGAAGGAGGTGTGTACGCATCATCACTACACCAGTCATCCGCATTCAAAAAGGAGATTCAATCACAGGAATAACTAGATACCTATTGCAGCTGATTTCTATTGCTGTTATAATAAATTGCCACAGAATTAGTGGCTTTAGACAgtacaaattaattttcttacagttctataGGAAAATGTCTGACACGGCTCTCACTGGGCTGATATCATGGTGTCAGGGGGCTGTGTTCCCTTCTGGAAGCCCTAGGGACCAAGGCGCTTCCTTGCTTTTCCAGAGGCTGCCCACGTCTGTGACTCACAggctcttcctccatcttcaaagccagcagcgcAGAATCTTCCTCCGGTCCATCTTAGATATTTACATCAATTTCAGGGATTAAGAAGAGGACATccttgctgggggctgggggcatcTAAGATGGACCGGAGAGTGAGGCAGCTACTGTCTCAACCAGATTAGCATTTTCAGACCTAAAAGCCGAGCTAATGAGGGCAAAGAAGAGAAACATCAGAGGGTAAGTTAGGTGAATCCCTCCAATCCTCAGATGGTCACGAGGGCAGCCGCACCCACGCAGAGCCCTGGCCCAGCGCTGCTGACCTGGGTGAAAACACCCGGGTGTGGGTAACGCCCTCAGCCTGGCTTCACTAAAGTACGAGGCTCAGAGGGCTCACCAACCACAGGGCTGTTGTCTCCATGGATTGTTCTGGAACTGCACCTCAGCACTCTGCATGTGGCCATTTTCCTTGTAACAAGCACTTTACATTGAACTGTGTCCCACCCATTCACTAGGGGTCACATTGTTTAGTAGTAATGAGATTGATGGTGTGCAGTTCAGAAATGAAGCGCTCCTATTGATGTCTGCTTGCTCAGGAAGCCCAGATCACAGCCTCCTCCAAACCAAGCTGCTTCTAGTCCCCGCCTCTGACTGGGGAGTGTGTGGGTTACCTTCAGGCTGGCTGAAATCACTGTTATATGGGGACAAGATGGCAAATTCACTTGATTTGGGCACCTTGAAAACTTACGGATCTTACCAGGATCAAATTCCCATTGAGTGTGAGGCACACACTCCCCCAAAGTAAGGATCTAGCTTGGTTTATTTAGCACAAGCTGATCACCAGCAATCCTTTTGACTGCCCATCAGAAGCAATTTTTAAAACCAGATTAAAGACACTCACGAGGAGCAGATTTGCCTTAGGGCAGGAAAAATTCTAAGAACTCATCTGTGAGGGCCCTGCCTTAATTGAAACTTACATAATGCCCTTTATACTTTAAGTCTGAGTCAGAATGTGTGGAGGGGGTTCTGCTCAGAATCCGAAGGCTAGCTCTTGTGGGCTGGGCAGTGTGGCCCTCTCACAGGAGGCTTGCAGTTCAAAGGTGGTTGCTGCCTTTAGGTTGAGGTCAGGAGGGCACACAGATTGCAGACCACGGCCCCCAGCATGACAGTGGGAGAAGCACAGTAGGGGGGTTACTGGGGAGCCCAGGTGATTTGCTGCCCCAAAGGTCTGAGCAGACTATGGAGAGGTAGAAAAGGTCCTCCCTACTACCTTAGCTGGACGATCGCATCCACATGGGTTTCTAAGTGCATAGTTTTGAAGACATACCCATGAACAGACTGGGGATGCTTAAAgggagtgagacagggaccatggatgtagtcagagtagggtgagggcctccggagggggcagggcaggatatttgcagtcagagcaatgtaactacatgcaaagaaacccccctactaaaactctgttaaacattgagctctagaatcattcttcagtgagatcagttgatgttccccagataaagaagagtagcacatgttttattatgctaatcatttgtagccatgtgtaagattcactttagcctAGGCCGATGTGCTGTCTTTcgtccttcagatctgatgaagtgattttgcaaactgagcaactaatttagcaagtaagcccaggcataaacaacacagtaaaaggcaagaaggattccaccttaaagataagattgcattttaatacccaagaagttaagatgttagaaattcttaccttactctttagcaaacaattcctcagcccaccttgggggctgggcaggtggccttgtttcatatgctcccagaccaagatgctggtatctcagagagaaatcatcagaggaagttgcttgtgttaattctaaatattcagggaccacttaacaagtccacgcccctaagtttttttcatgttctcaaaaaatcctcaactgcctataaaactcctagacaaagcaccaccacgggctctcttgtcccctcttggcatgagccaggagctctattctctcactttatctctaaataaaagcctgtaccttgctctcttaCCCTGAGTGTTTGTGAAACTCactcttcggcttcgtgaacaagaaccccggcaccaGGAGGAAGGAGGCCGGTTGAGGAGACACCAAGCCTGGACCCCACACTAGCAGGCATTAAGGGGCCCAACACAGCCATAAAGACAGACTGTCAAGATGGGGAGTTGACAgtactgagcatttactaagGGCAGGTGGTGCTAAGTACTTTCCAGTTACGATTGCATGTAATCCACATGGTAGCCTGGCAGAGTGAATGGCCCCCCCATGCACACATCGAGAAATATTTCAGAGAGGTTCAAGCCTGGACCTGGGGTTGCAGAGCTCCAGTTGCAGGGCAAGATCAAGCCCTGTACTGTCCAGCTCcagggccctgcctcctcccttttCCCTGTACTCGCTGCATCAAGGATGGTGCCACAGTCTCTCTTCCCATCCTGTTGGGTCCTTATCATTCTACTCCCAGGATGCAGCCAGAGCAATGAAGGCTTGATCCTGTCACTCTGCGGGCAGACTCTCCAGTGGTTTCGACCAGCTGTGGCCCCAGCTTACATTCCCTGCTCTGTTCCACCCAGAGCTCCCCACCCCTGCAGCTGCCTGGGGGCTGGAGGCCTCCTGCTCCTCCCAGCACATGTCAGACCCAATCATCACTCCTCACAAAGGCTCCCTAGCCTGGCCTTTGGGATCAAATCTCCTTTCCTAGGCCCACCCAGTGATGGCACTGGTCACCGTTGCCATCATGATCAAGGACTGACGACGATTTCCCCCACTGGAATATAATGGAAACTGGGTCTTCGATTTCCCCCACTGGAGTATAATGGAAACTGGGTCTTGTCTATTTTCAATACTGCATCCCCAGTTTTtttacctggcatatagtaaacatTGAACATATGGATGTATGAgtagatggaaggatggatggatggatggccagtgggagggtggatgggtagatggatggatagttggatggatggatggatggatggatggatgcatgcatggatggatggatggatggatggatggatgcatagaTGGATGCATAGATGGCGAAAtgtttgggtgggtgggtggatgtaTGGTTGGTTGGGTGGGTGGATGCACAGATACAACTGAAACCAAATCAAGGATTCTAAATATGTGGGAATGCTCCCAAATCATGGTGGTCTGATTTGAAGATTAGGAAAGTTCTTTTCTTCCATACCATCATAGCATTCTAGTAATTTGTTAGTCAAAACCTcttaatttacagatgaggaaactgaggctcagaaaagacaaAGTATTTTTGCTGAAATGCTTCTGCAAAAGACAGGAGGTTTTGGCAGCATTTCTCAACAACAAGTCCCTGTGTGCACTGGTGGGTCTGATGCGTTAGAGGGTGCACAGCAAGTCtgcaaatgatttattttaataaattagtcTAATTCAAACGACTAGATTTCCACATATAACCTTATCACTGTTACTCATTGCATTCTAATGTGCTTTCTGGAGAAGGAACAGGAAAGCAAGAGGTACAGGGAGATCTGGTGAGAGAACTGCAGCCCCCGGGATGCAACAATCCTAGTACACCAGACACCTGTGGCAGCTGGGGTGCAGGTGAGGGGCCCAGGGGCTGGAGCTGCTCCTCAGCTCCTTGCATTCATGTCATGGCCCACATATTAGGGGGTTTTCTGACACTTCTAAGCCCTTAGAGAAGTAAGATGCTTCTGCACTGTTCTCTACACCCTTGGGGTTGTCTCCCCAGGAGGAAGTGAGACTTCCCTGACTGGTGAGATAGGGAAGGCTGTCCTCTGGGTACAGTTTCCCCATGGTGTGGTTAGATCATGCCAGGTCACTGAGATGAGCTTGCCCACTggggctgccctccccacccttcaTGACATCCTGAGCTGACAGGCAACCTGGCGTGGTGGGGAGGGTTTGGTCAGGCGGCAGTGTGAGGAGTCCCACTTTGACTTCCCCTCCAGTCCAGCCTTGCCATTGATAAAGctgcctttcttctcctttcctgacTTTGGCGACTAGCTGACCATTGATTCAGAATCTGGATGTGATTAATTAGCTCCCTAAACCCTGACAGGATTAGTGTGGTGTTTACCCCACACGTACATTATTTGGTTATTTCCCCCGCACATTACGAAGCTTGTCAAATATTTGAACTGGCCTCTAGGTCAGGCTGTGCAGGTGACCTTTCTTCAGTAGAAGGGAGGCTGAAACCCTGACCAAGAAAAGTAAACTAAATTCCAGGATGTTTTCAGTTCTTCCCCGCATGAAATCAGAATAAATCTAGTTAATTTGAGGACCATGTAGATCTTCACAGTGACATAGCTAAACTGCCAATCACCTGATCAATTCGCTGTCTTTATTCTTGTcgtttgctttgtatttttttctctgtgaatcATAAGTCTGGTAACCAAGGGGCTCTGGGATTATAAATAATCATGATTCAGAGGTTCTCTACTCTCTATGATATACcacttccttgctttctttttcctttttctatgccAGGCTAGGAAGACTGCCTAAGAAGACACTTTTCTCAAGAACTTCATAAATGATCGAGCCAACTATGATAGATCATTCTGGATCAATTATTAACAGCTGAAAAGAATTGCATAGGATATGCACTCCATGTTTATGTTTCTATCAGGAGCTCTTAAATACCGAATTCTATGTTTCTCATAATATGATTGCTACACGTGCAAGAAAGAAGCTTGCCTGGTCTCTATGTAACGTGGGAAGTACGAGATGAAGCCTGGTTAAACAAGCTTCTTCACTGCAGAACTTCTCAGTGCCTTTGAGACACCGTCATGCAATGTGAGTCAACCAGAAGACATGTCATGGTATTGCCCACACTTGCCATTCCCCAGAAACCTTCCTCCGCCCCTTTACTTGGTAGAGCATTTAATGGGGCTAATGTCCCCCAGAACACAGAGTGGAAAGCACAGCCCCAGTGAAAGAGAGATTTGGTAAGGACATCTCAGGTGCCCTTTAGAGGACAGTTCTCAAAACA
The genomic region above belongs to Manis javanica isolate MJ-LG chromosome 7, MJ_LKY, whole genome shotgun sequence and contains:
- the TACC2 gene encoding transforming acidic coiled-coil-containing protein 2 isoform X5; amino-acid sequence: MGNENSTSDNQQQDSGLHNVILWPPHAGPPQRTSSAQSPESVQPPGNSQNIRRKPEEKSGSSGHGDVPRCGRGGSCSASERAASQDPCTVCPEVTEPRKCPQEARGPESSPLPSPPSPWEQECHSATMPFAEGSPEGCLESPAEAPEGWPLVQHSRREPSPKAPGVALAAFVPEEDSSAWGSVATIVPSAGREGGMKEEVDKAASSSHLEQQPGRPPAPLKEQPCAEVSQPGGFGSPGKEAAGGFPPTESGQGVVPKAPAAAHPGKESSAGLEESPTKTETPILQDPAPRASDREKCQVEVMPEDLADDSVFLKPCGSTRKNSGASQEEDINAASQEICQQQMGAHLPCTELPWGSLRPALAPGAGGSRKETLDASDAQHSSQTRGWGAQPGNAVCAPPGDQPEGVLLMSAEQSPHVPAEEVRPAPNLSPQPATWASAAAANPSWLAREMVHGAEIPVLRVPAEELAGAELGGQEKCASDLGRAGVHPEGIPREVPPPLPQEERGELSIKEQGHEVQQGVLPPPLPSTSDESALGPEREAKAPQSPAVVNEESGLPEASPRGQEEAPELPSANPENPQGEQPQALGCRPDPEVEKDEISKLNGTVESQVLPSTDSAQPLREEGPQPTGRLGSVSEGAARSSVAHASDSLPKLHENGRILIPGPDGAGEHVLPEGAGWEGPRLQTKCPHTLQDLGGLGIMDSLPALESEKSDFLSTPAAEVVPKAQEVERRSEIKAMSHPSARTPDNCEEAGLPASPDRSCGLGHDAAGQEARADGPQPPEGEDLAMDSGLTSLSLEHSQQGIPSFPGDSCIRVAAPERPSVPSENHLQPSQSDPDASIFDMLREKTRVCKNGEETYPGDPGLKKLGTDSSQIHVPVTPQEDACLPTCGEKEQASRSELQREHPKDSLSDATRSAARDSVLESPATEQSELSAPVSPELPALGENGQEGARSDRRPSGVGPPAADTSEESSLAGNLNRKENCCAGQGPSKSRQELVGTLEVSSQHEEACLGDGGASEAADTRRLLEGLSKTEKTSANTVGTPPRQPEPVALLDAAHCPPVPAPASPSVTTTQDAPERESGAETQGGRQRPVLAPRKEMEQPATSDAEARELLGSFPSAQEQGRAAETSGNAGRGDLGMQSAPEDAGEAALNAGFLNTGQCPSPGEETSTSAPGEPCQAEQPSASCQDALPPAGELGGIHRSMAEIPEAQAVSSAERLLLSGPPEDAAPDPPYLHVEVAPREGAEDSGEKALSSQGPRAPGESTSPTEAPLLALENATSMKLSLGLPASLPQPAATGREITGAQASGGSSKAGTLEGPVDSMPYLDRMPLLTKGEHMLVEEKAAGAKPYEIPAPPACEEGMAGETAKGTKSIGERMVEPPEDLSRGTSGGLHARSKQTSTVSGFPDFREHITKIFEKAGLRALTADGPQGAPGEKARAGSSERDKDLIVPSPEKLLDGTQGVAIAPLPTPSPGLWVDSKEKKQELAGEAEISCVGPQAPAPEKLPGQVGPVTKQSLRSASVGKEMTGVAQMVQEREKPEGAGGAGPGLGSQAHSQQGRGCQGFASGLSSQVPPQSPREGASLQGDRVPPGKQQQETSTLSCQPGEDGAWGFAQAEALGGVSVCTSALGTSSPLGDVPIVAEAFSEPWTPDTLGGEKRHGGAARISDTPDARGGQSAPEPQAGAVAGAPLQPSPAAGAAGEAEGDVTLSTAETRAHVSGDLPETGTTRMLSGMAWPSVLPGSSGVPGCSEGAPRMEDEAARHGDSSAGLQQAEEQREPELPGPAGNRKVAVSSPPEPDESRDLELHSLAPEAPHGERYFQGKSPGPGPCTLPSVPEKDAPNVTGDVISDEARAVGDAERSVKSSSIADGVIQPAVLGDLENPPLAASSHHGDVISQVSTDLTARSISPAAAHVDLVLPASEHASLPFAPDGDGVEASAPSFQSLTEDVSRSSDSEEAFETPESTTPVKAPPAPPPPPPEVIPEPEISTQPPLEEPGCASESVCVPDGPRSSSVEGSPFHPPPHSSSAVFDEDKPIASSGTYNLDFDNIELVDDFQASEPRSSDSKSQDCKVNARRKSTDSVPTSKSTLSRSLSLQAGDFDGASCTGGTEAGVPAPDAYSSGSGSAASTLKRTKKPRPPSLKKKQTTKKPSETPPVKETQPEPAGESPVPSEENQVAETKTESTKTEGSGPALSEEAPLEPTAVPKAACAPDSESAEAAVPPASGGGRVQNSPPSGRKALPLATAPEAVEVTPLESGGQEDSPAKGLSVRLEFDYSEDKGSWDTQQENPPPTKKIGKKPVAKMPLRRPKMKKTPEKLDNSPASPTRSPAEPNDIPIAKGTYTFDIDKWDDPNFNPFSSTSKMQESPKLPQQSYTFGPDTCDESIDPFKTSSKTPSSPSKSPASFEIPASAIEANGVDGDGLNKPAKKKKTPLKTDTFRVKKSPKRSPLSDPPSQDPTPAVTPETPPVISTVVHATDEEKLAVTSQKWTCMTVDLEADKQDYPQPSDLSTFVNETKFNSPTEGKQLSQPDPHPASETTAPREQKARKETSKPDLGYRNSYEIEYMEKIGSSLPQDDDTPKKQALYLMFDTSQESPGQSPPVRMSESPTPCSGSSFEETEALVNTGAKIQHPVSRGLAPNQEPHLQVPEKSSQKELEAMALGTASDAIEITAPEGSFASADTLLSRLAHPASLCGALDYLEPDLAEKNPPVFAQKLQEELEFAIMRIEALKLARQIALASRIRQDTKREAAHPTDVSISKTALYSRIGTAEVETPTGLLFQQPNLDATLQMARAEIITKEREVSEWKDKYEESRREVMEMRKIVAEYEKTIAQMIEDEQREKSVSHQTVQQLVLEKEQALADLNSVEKSLADLFRRYEKMKEVLEGFRKNEEVLKKCAQEYLSRVKKEEQRYQALKVHAEEKLDRANAEIAQVRGKAQQEQAAYQASLRKEQLRVDALERTLEQKNKEIEELTKICDELIAKMGKS